One stretch of Riemerella columbina DNA includes these proteins:
- the rplX gene encoding 50S ribosomal protein L24, protein MTKVKIKRGDNVIVTTGKNKGSKGEVLEVIKKEGKDPRVIVAGVNIVKKHTKPSAANPQGGIVEKEASIHISNVALTDENGKATKVGYKIEGDKKVRVAKTTGKTI, encoded by the coding sequence ATGACTAAAGTTAAAATTAAAAGAGGTGATAATGTCATCGTTACCACCGGTAAAAATAAAGGTAGTAAAGGCGAAGTACTTGAAGTAATCAAAAAAGAAGGCAAAGACCCAAGAGTGATCGTAGCAGGCGTGAATATCGTAAAAAAGCACACCAAACCCTCTGCGGCTAACCCTCAAGGTGGTATTGTAGAAAAAGAAGCTTCTATCCATATCTCCAATGTAGCTTTAACCGATGAAAATGGAAAAGCCACTAAGGTAGGTTACAAAATAGAAGGAGATAAAAAAGTAAGAGTAGCTAAAACTACTGGTAAAACTATATAA
- the rplF gene encoding 50S ribosomal protein L6 codes for MSRIGKAIITIPSGVTISEKDGVVTVKGPKGELSQELTGGITIEQNGGELTVNRPSDSKQHRALHGLYRALINNMVVGTSEGFTKKLELVGVGYRASNQGQRLELALGFSHGIVLELPKEVQVETLTEKGKNPIITLSSYDKQLLGMVAAKIRSFRKPEPYKGKGVRFVGEQIRRKAGKSA; via the coding sequence ATGTCAAGAATTGGTAAAGCAATTATAACAATCCCTTCTGGTGTTACTATCTCCGAAAAAGATGGTGTAGTAACCGTAAAAGGTCCTAAAGGAGAACTATCACAGGAACTTACAGGAGGTATTACTATAGAACAGAATGGTGGCGAGCTTACAGTAAACAGACCATCAGATTCTAAACAGCACAGAGCTCTACACGGTCTTTACAGAGCGCTAATTAACAATATGGTAGTGGGAACTTCAGAAGGTTTCACTAAAAAATTAGAGCTTGTGGGGGTAGGTTACAGAGCCTCAAATCAAGGACAAAGACTTGAGTTGGCTTTAGGTTTCTCTCACGGTATTGTATTAGAACTTCCGAAAGAGGTTCAAGTAGAAACTTTGACTGAAAAAGGTAAAAACCCAATCATCACCTTATCTTCTTATGATAAGCAATTATTGGGAATGGTAGCTGCTAAAATCAGATCTTTTAGAAAACCTGAGCCATATAAAGGAAAAGGTGTAAGATTTGTAGGAGAACAAATTAGAAGAAAAGCTGGTAAATCTGCTTAA
- the rpsN gene encoding 30S ribosomal protein S14 has protein sequence MAKESMKARERKREALVAKYAAKRKALKEAGDYEALQKLPKNASPVRLHNRCKLTGRPRGYMRTFGISRVTFREMANQGLIPGVKKASW, from the coding sequence ATGGCTAAAGAATCAATGAAAGCGCGTGAGCGCAAAAGAGAAGCGTTAGTAGCTAAATATGCTGCTAAAAGAAAAGCTCTAAAAGAAGCAGGAGATTATGAAGCATTACAAAAATTACCAAAAAATGCTTCTCCAGTAAGATTACATAACAGATGTAAACTCACCGGAAGACCAAGAGGGTATATGAGAACCTTCGGTATCTCCAGAGTAACTTTCAGAGAAATGGCTAACCAAGGGCTTATTCCTGGAGTGAAAAAAGCAAGTTGGTAA
- the rpsD gene encoding 30S ribosomal protein S4: MARYIGPKTKIARKFGAAIYGDDKNFEKRRNQPPGQHGPNKRRGAKKSEYAVQLAEKQKAKYTYGILERQFSNLFKKAHASKGVTGEVLLQLCESRLDNVVYRLGFAKTRAAARQLVSHRHITVNGEIVNIPSYMLRAGDKISVRAKSKSLEVIEDALASKVNYEWLQFNDETKEGTFTSAPERIQIPEDIKEQLIVELYSK; encoded by the coding sequence ATGGCAAGATATATTGGACCTAAAACTAAGATTGCGAGAAAGTTTGGTGCTGCAATCTACGGAGATGACAAAAACTTCGAAAAAAGAAGAAACCAACCGCCAGGACAGCACGGCCCAAACAAAAGAAGAGGGGCTAAAAAATCCGAATATGCAGTACAGTTAGCTGAAAAACAAAAAGCTAAATATACCTACGGCATCTTAGAGAGACAGTTCTCTAACTTATTTAAAAAAGCGCACGCCAGCAAAGGTGTAACAGGTGAAGTTTTACTTCAGCTTTGCGAATCTCGATTAGATAATGTAGTATACAGATTAGGCTTCGCTAAAACAAGAGCAGCAGCCAGACAATTAGTGTCTCACAGACATATTACTGTGAATGGAGAGATTGTGAACATCCCTTCATATATGCTAAGAGCAGGTGATAAAATCTCTGTAAGAGCTAAATCTAAGTCTTTAGAAGTGATAGAAGATGCTTTAGCTTCTAAAGTCAACTACGAATGGTTACAGTTCAATGATGAAACTAAGGAAGGTACTTTTACCAGTGCACCTGAAAGAATTCAGATTCCTGAAGACATCAAAGAACAGTTAATCGTCGAATTATACTCTAAATAA
- a CDS encoding DUF6252 family protein — MRTQPFKTQTHKINKIMKHLFLALLVGLSLTTCREKEPDPNILPPATQSGANTAGCLVNGKVWVASKKSSTRGFYVGATGAEIYSDGTFKIGVEFKNVSNKSYIKMGIKKIKLELNKEYTIPINSPLGENIGGAFYVQHSVIGPAYYTKSPDYTGKIKITRLDIPNEIISGTFEFDAVDEDGNVVHITEGRFDKKFD; from the coding sequence ATGAGAACTCAACCATTTAAAACACAAACCCATAAAATCAATAAAATTATGAAACATTTATTTTTAGCCTTGTTAGTAGGTCTTTCGCTTACTACTTGCAGAGAAAAAGAGCCCGACCCTAATATCCTACCACCAGCCACCCAGTCTGGAGCGAACACCGCAGGGTGCTTAGTGAATGGAAAGGTTTGGGTAGCGAGTAAAAAAAGTAGCACTAGAGGATTTTATGTTGGTGCAACTGGAGCGGAAATTTATAGTGATGGAACCTTTAAGATAGGGGTAGAGTTTAAAAATGTATCCAATAAAAGTTATATAAAAATGGGAATTAAGAAAATTAAATTAGAATTAAATAAAGAATACACTATACCTATAAATAGTCCCTTGGGTGAAAATATAGGAGGGGCATTTTATGTGCAACATTCTGTTATTGGACCAGCTTATTATACTAAATCTCCAGACTATACAGGTAAAATAAAAATCACAAGATTAGATATTCCTAATGAAATTATATCAGGAACTTTTGAGTTTGATGCGGTTGATGAGGATGGGAATGTCGTACATATTACCGAAGGAAGATTTGACAAAAAATTTGATTAA
- the rpsK gene encoding 30S ribosomal protein S11, which translates to MAKQTKVTKKRKVKVEAIGEAHIQATFNNIIISLTNKNGEVISWSSAGKMGFRGSKKNTPFAAQMAAENCAAVAHEAGLRRVKVFVKGPGAGRESAIRSIHNSGIEVSEIVDVTPMPHNGCRPPKRRRV; encoded by the coding sequence ATGGCAAAACAAACTAAAGTAACGAAAAAAAGAAAAGTAAAAGTTGAAGCGATTGGCGAAGCTCATATCCAAGCAACTTTTAATAATATCATTATTTCTTTAACTAATAAAAACGGAGAGGTTATCTCTTGGTCTTCCGCAGGTAAAATGGGCTTTAGAGGGTCTAAAAAGAACACCCCTTTCGCCGCTCAGATGGCAGCCGAAAACTGTGCCGCAGTAGCACACGAAGCTGGACTCAGAAGAGTGAAGGTTTTTGTGAAAGGTCCAGGTGCAGGTAGAGAATCTGCAATCCGTTCTATCCACAACTCAGGGATAGAGGTTAGCGAGATTGTAGATGTAACCCCTATGCCACATAACGGATGTAGACCACCAAAAAGAAGAAGAGTATAA
- the rpsE gene encoding 30S ribosomal protein S5 yields MLGLDNIERVKPGGLELVDRLVAVNRVTKVTKGGRAFGFSAIVVVGNEDGIIGFGLGKSKEVASAISKAVEDAKKNLVKVPVINHTIPHETTARYGGANIFLRPASHGTGLIAGGAVRAVLESAGVHDILSKSKGSSNPHNVVKATFKALLDIRRPEEIARMRGVTLNKVFNG; encoded by the coding sequence ATGTTAGGATTAGATAATATAGAAAGAGTAAAACCAGGAGGTCTCGAGTTAGTAGACCGTTTAGTAGCGGTAAATAGAGTAACCAAAGTAACCAAAGGTGGTAGAGCATTCGGGTTTTCTGCTATTGTTGTAGTAGGGAATGAAGATGGTATTATCGGTTTCGGTCTTGGTAAGTCTAAAGAAGTGGCGTCTGCGATTTCTAAAGCCGTAGAAGATGCGAAGAAAAACTTAGTGAAAGTACCGGTAATCAACCACACTATTCCACACGAAACGACAGCCAGATATGGAGGGGCAAACATCTTTTTAAGACCAGCTTCTCACGGTACAGGGCTTATCGCGGGTGGTGCGGTAAGAGCGGTATTAGAGTCTGCAGGTGTGCATGATATTCTTTCAAAATCTAAAGGTTCTTCTAACCCTCATAATGTGGTGAAGGCTACTTTTAAAGCATTATTAGACATCAGAAGACCAGAGGAAATTGCAAGAATGAGAGGTGTAACATTAAACAAAGTATTTAACGGTTAA
- the rpsH gene encoding 30S ribosomal protein S8 has translation MVTDPISDFLTRVRNAQSAGHKVVEIPASKIKKEITKILFDQGYILNYKFEDNAVQGNIKIALKYDKQTGKPAIKSIQRASRPGLRQYKGSAELPRVLNGLGVAIISTSKGVMTDKKARQEKVGGEVICYVY, from the coding sequence ATGGTAACAGATCCAATTTCAGATTTCCTAACAAGAGTAAGGAACGCACAAAGCGCAGGCCACAAAGTGGTGGAAATTCCTGCATCAAAAATCAAAAAGGAGATTACTAAAATCTTATTTGATCAAGGGTATATCCTCAACTACAAGTTTGAAGACAACGCTGTACAGGGGAATATCAAAATCGCATTAAAGTACGACAAGCAAACGGGTAAACCAGCAATCAAGTCTATCCAGAGAGCTTCCAGACCAGGTTTAAGACAGTACAAAGGTTCTGCGGAACTTCCAAGAGTGCTTAACGGTTTAGGCGTTGCCATCATCTCCACTTCTAAAGGGGTGATGACGGATAAAAAAGCGAGACAAGAGAAAGTAGGTGGAGAGGTAATCTGCTATGTATATTAA
- the secY gene encoding preprotein translocase subunit SecY, translated as MKEFIQTLKNIWNLKELREKILFTLGMILVYRFSSFISLPAINMTEVGTLLEQYQNQGGSKQGAGLLGLLSSFTGGAFSRASIMALGIMPYISASIIVQLMGMAIPYLQKLQKDGESGRNTLNQITRWLTIAVCLVQAPSYLGSITGLFLPYSQFASAYYVEPSSIMFWLPSIVILVAGSVFAMWLGEKITDKGIGNGISILIMVGILADLPMAFIQEVTTQTSKGGLGSIMILVEILFWLVVVLLAIILSVAVRKIPIQYVSRAQARGGNNRNLMQGARQWIPLKVNAAGVMPIIFAQALMFVPGLLTKVDETNTFLAGFKNVFSWQYNVLFAILIIIFSFFYTAITIPVNQMADDLKRNGGLIPKVRPGKETADYLDDILSKITLPGAIFLSIFAVLPAIVHGSFVQTDRFALFFGGTSLLIMVGVILDTVQQINTYLLSHNIDGLMKSKLSRTTN; from the coding sequence ATGAAAGAATTTATACAAACACTTAAAAACATTTGGAACCTTAAAGAGCTTAGGGAAAAAATTCTCTTTACTCTTGGGATGATATTGGTGTATAGATTCTCATCCTTTATCTCTCTGCCAGCTATCAATATGACGGAAGTAGGTACGCTCTTAGAGCAATACCAAAACCAAGGCGGTAGCAAGCAAGGAGCTGGATTATTAGGATTACTATCGTCATTTACTGGAGGTGCGTTCAGTCGTGCTTCCATTATGGCGTTAGGGATTATGCCTTATATCTCTGCATCGATCATTGTTCAGTTGATGGGGATGGCGATTCCTTACCTACAAAAACTTCAGAAAGACGGAGAATCTGGTAGAAATACCCTTAACCAAATTACCCGCTGGCTTACCATAGCCGTGTGTTTGGTACAGGCGCCTTCTTATTTAGGCTCTATTACAGGGTTATTCTTGCCATACTCTCAGTTTGCCTCTGCCTATTATGTAGAACCATCTTCTATTATGTTCTGGCTACCGAGCATTGTGATCTTAGTCGCAGGCTCCGTATTCGCGATGTGGTTAGGAGAAAAAATTACAGACAAAGGCATTGGTAACGGTATTTCTATCCTCATTATGGTGGGAATCTTGGCAGACTTGCCTATGGCATTTATACAAGAAGTGACCACACAAACCAGCAAAGGAGGCTTAGGATCTATTATGATTTTAGTAGAAATACTCTTCTGGCTCGTGGTTGTGCTATTGGCAATTATTCTCTCCGTAGCGGTAAGAAAAATCCCAATCCAGTATGTAAGCCGTGCGCAGGCCAGAGGCGGTAACAACAGAAACTTAATGCAAGGCGCAAGACAATGGATCCCTCTCAAAGTGAATGCCGCGGGGGTGATGCCTATTATCTTTGCACAAGCGTTAATGTTTGTACCAGGGCTATTAACCAAAGTTGATGAAACCAACACCTTCTTGGCTGGTTTCAAAAATGTATTCAGCTGGCAGTATAATGTCCTCTTTGCGATTTTAATCATCATCTTCTCATTCTTCTATACCGCCATTACCATTCCGGTAAACCAAATGGCAGATGATTTGAAAAGAAACGGTGGTTTAATCCCAAAAGTAAGACCTGGAAAAGAGACCGCAGATTATTTAGATGATATTTTATCTAAAATAACTTTGCCTGGTGCAATATTTTTGTCTATCTTTGCAGTCCTTCCTGCAATAGTGCACGGAAGTTTTGTGCAGACAGATAGATTTGCTTTGTTCTTCGGTGGTACCTCGCTCCTCATTATGGTAGGGGTTATATTAGACACCGTACAACAGATCAATACCTATCTGTTAAGTCACAATATAGATGGTTTAATGAAATCTAAACTTTCCAGAACCACCAACTAA
- the eno gene encoding phosphopyruvate hydratase, with protein MSYISYIEARQILDSRGNPTVEVDVFTESGAMGRAAVPSGASTGEHEAVELRDGGTDYLGKGVTKAVENVREIIAPELIGLPVYEQNLIDQIMIDLDGTPNKGKLGANAILGVSLAAAKAAATELRLPLYKYVGGVNANTLPVPMMNVINGGSHSDAPIAFQEFMIMPVKADSFSHALRKGTEIFHNLKSILKGRGLSTAVGDEGGFAPTFNGTEDALDTLLQAIEKAGYKPGDDVMLALDCASSEFYTDGTYDYRKFEGDKGAHRSREEQVSYLAELTQKYPIISIEDGMHEDDWEGWKMLTDKIGDRVQLVGDDLFVTNVERLSRGIKEGVANSILVKVNQIGSLSETMAAVQMAQHNKYTSVMSHRSGETEDSTIADLAVAMNCGQIKTGSASRSDRMAKYNQLLRIEEALGETAIFPGMDAFKVKR; from the coding sequence ATGAGTTACATTTCTTACATTGAGGCGAGACAGATTTTAGACTCGCGTGGTAATCCTACTGTAGAAGTAGATGTATTTACTGAAAGTGGTGCTATGGGTAGAGCTGCCGTACCTTCGGGGGCATCTACAGGAGAGCACGAAGCGGTAGAACTAAGGGACGGCGGCACCGATTATCTCGGCAAAGGCGTTACCAAAGCCGTAGAAAATGTAAGAGAAATCATCGCTCCAGAGCTCATCGGCTTGCCAGTGTATGAGCAAAACCTTATCGATCAGATTATGATTGACTTAGATGGCACGCCCAACAAAGGCAAATTAGGCGCCAATGCCATTCTCGGCGTATCTTTGGCAGCAGCTAAGGCAGCAGCTACAGAGCTCAGACTTCCGCTTTATAAATATGTAGGTGGCGTGAATGCCAACACTCTACCGGTGCCGATGATGAATGTCATCAATGGAGGTTCCCATTCCGATGCCCCTATCGCATTCCAAGAGTTTATGATTATGCCAGTAAAAGCAGACTCGTTCTCCCACGCATTGAGAAAAGGAACCGAAATTTTCCACAACCTTAAGTCCATATTAAAAGGCAGAGGACTTTCCACAGCCGTAGGAGATGAGGGTGGTTTTGCACCAACTTTCAACGGAACGGAAGATGCGCTGGACACCCTACTCCAAGCCATTGAAAAAGCAGGCTACAAACCTGGCGATGATGTGATGTTGGCATTAGACTGCGCTTCATCAGAATTTTATACCGATGGCACCTACGATTATAGAAAATTTGAAGGCGACAAAGGTGCACACAGAAGCCGTGAAGAGCAAGTTTCTTACTTAGCAGAATTAACGCAGAAATACCCAATCATCTCCATTGAAGACGGTATGCACGAAGACGACTGGGAAGGTTGGAAAATGCTAACCGACAAAATAGGTGATAGAGTACAATTGGTGGGTGATGATTTATTCGTAACCAATGTAGAACGCCTTTCCAGAGGGATAAAAGAAGGCGTGGCGAACTCTATTTTAGTTAAAGTGAACCAAATTGGCTCCTTATCCGAAACGATGGCAGCAGTACAGATGGCGCAGCACAACAAATACACTTCGGTAATGTCCCACCGTTCGGGCGAAACTGAGGACTCCACCATTGCAGACCTTGCCGTAGCGATGAACTGCGGACAGATAAAAACAGGTTCAGCCTCTCGTTCAGATAGAATGGCGAAATACAACCAACTCCTCAGAATAGAAGAAGCCTTAGGCGAAACCGCTATTTTCCCAGGAATGGACGCCTTTAAAGTGAAGAGATAG
- the rplO gene encoding 50S ribosomal protein L15 — protein sequence MNLNNIKPASGSTHNSKRIGRGQGSGKGGTSTKGHKGQKSRSGYSMKIGFEGGQMPLQRRLPKFGFNNINRKEYRAINLDVLQNLIDTKGISGDITKEVLVENGLASKNDLIKIMGRGELKSAVSVSAHKFTKSAEELINKVGGKAVTL from the coding sequence ATGAATTTAAATAATATTAAACCAGCCAGCGGTTCTACACATAATTCTAAAAGAATTGGTAGAGGACAAGGCAGCGGAAAAGGTGGTACTTCCACAAAAGGGCACAAAGGACAAAAATCTCGTTCTGGATACTCTATGAAAATAGGTTTTGAAGGAGGTCAGATGCCTTTACAAAGAAGACTCCCTAAATTCGGATTTAATAATATCAACAGAAAAGAGTACAGAGCCATCAATTTAGATGTGCTTCAGAACCTTATCGATACGAAAGGAATCTCTGGAGATATTACCAAAGAGGTATTGGTAGAAAATGGCTTAGCTTCTAAAAATGATTTAATCAAGATTATGGGAAGAGGTGAGCTTAAATCTGCAGTATCTGTATCTGCACATAAGTTTACTAAATCTGCAGAAGAACTAATTAACAAAGTAGGCGGTAAAGCTGTTACTCTTTAA
- the infA gene encoding translation initiation factor IF-1 yields the protein MAKQKHIEQDGVIVEALSNAMFRVELENGHILIAHISGKMRMHYIKLLPGDKVKLELSPYDLSKGRITFRY from the coding sequence ATGGCAAAACAGAAACATATAGAGCAAGATGGCGTGATAGTGGAAGCACTATCTAATGCTATGTTTAGAGTAGAGCTGGAGAATGGACATATCCTGATAGCCCACATTTCTGGAAAAATGAGGATGCATTATATCAAACTCCTACCAGGGGATAAAGTGAAATTAGAACTTTCACCCTATGACTTATCCAAAGGGAGAATTACATTTAGATACTAA
- the rplE gene encoding 50S ribosomal protein L5, whose amino-acid sequence MEYIARPKKLYKEKIVPAMMEEFGYKSIMQVPKLEKIVVSQGLGAATADKKIVDYAVEELTAITGQKAVGTVSKKDEASFKLRKGMPIGAKVTLRADKMYEFLDRLTSSALPRIRDFNGIKADGFDGRGNYNLGITEQIIFPEIVIDKVKKIQGMDITFVTSAKTDKEAKALLTHFGLPFKKN is encoded by the coding sequence ATGGAATATATAGCAAGACCTAAGAAATTATATAAAGAAAAAATTGTTCCTGCAATGATGGAAGAATTTGGGTACAAGTCTATTATGCAAGTGCCTAAATTAGAAAAAATCGTTGTATCCCAAGGTTTAGGAGCTGCTACTGCGGATAAAAAAATCGTAGACTACGCAGTGGAAGAATTAACCGCTATTACTGGGCAGAAAGCTGTAGGTACCGTTTCTAAAAAAGACGAAGCTTCGTTTAAACTTAGAAAAGGAATGCCTATCGGTGCTAAAGTAACCCTAAGAGCAGACAAGATGTACGAGTTTTTAGATAGACTAACCTCTTCTGCTTTACCAAGAATTAGAGATTTCAACGGTATCAAAGCTGATGGTTTTGATGGTAGAGGAAACTACAACCTTGGTATTACGGAGCAAATTATCTTCCCAGAGATCGTTATCGATAAAGTGAAAAAAATCCAAGGGATGGACATCACTTTCGTAACATCTGCTAAGACAGATAAAGAAGCAAAAGCATTATTAACACACTTCGGTTTACCATTTAAAAAGAACTAA
- the rpmD gene encoding 50S ribosomal protein L30 — protein MATIKIKQVKSAIGRTKTQKRTLEALGFKKLHQVVEHEATPAILGMVAAVSHLVEVQK, from the coding sequence ATGGCAACAATTAAAATAAAACAAGTTAAAAGTGCTATTGGTAGAACTAAAACTCAAAAGAGAACCCTTGAAGCTTTAGGTTTTAAAAAATTACACCAAGTAGTAGAGCACGAGGCTACTCCAGCCATCTTAGGTATGGTAGCGGCAGTAAGTCACTTAGTAGAAGTTCAAAAATAA
- a CDS encoding DNA-directed RNA polymerase subunit alpha, translated as MAILNFIKPDKVILLNSTNFQGQFEFRPLEPGYGLTIGHALRRVLLSSLEGYAITSIKIEGVEHEFSTIPGVIEDVTEIILNLKQLRLKAKAENQPAETVTAKLSNLQQITAGDLGKAISGFEVLNPDLVICNLAKDVNLEMTFSINKGRGYVPSEQNKSNNAPLGTIAIDSIYTPIKKVKYSIENYRVEQKTDYEKLILDIETDGSISPQDALIEASKILIYHFMLFSDERITLETEAVKASIQYDEETLHTRQLLKTKLSEMDLSVRALNCLKAAEVETLGELVSYSKSDLMKFRNFGKKSLTELEELVHSKGLNFGFDVSKYKLDADK; from the coding sequence ATGGCAATTTTAAATTTTATAAAACCCGATAAAGTTATCCTCCTGAACTCTACCAACTTCCAAGGTCAGTTTGAATTTAGACCTTTAGAGCCAGGGTACGGATTAACCATCGGACACGCTTTGAGAAGAGTTTTACTCAGCTCTCTAGAAGGTTATGCTATTACATCAATAAAAATAGAAGGCGTAGAGCACGAATTTTCCACCATCCCAGGCGTTATAGAAGATGTAACTGAGATTATCCTTAATCTAAAACAGTTGCGTCTAAAAGCAAAAGCAGAAAACCAGCCAGCAGAAACAGTAACTGCTAAACTCTCTAACCTCCAGCAGATTACCGCAGGAGACTTAGGGAAGGCCATCTCTGGTTTTGAAGTTCTAAATCCTGATTTGGTAATTTGTAACCTTGCAAAAGATGTAAATTTAGAAATGACTTTTAGCATCAATAAAGGCAGAGGTTATGTTCCATCTGAACAAAATAAATCTAACAACGCTCCACTCGGTACTATCGCGATAGACTCTATCTACACCCCAATTAAAAAGGTGAAGTACAGCATAGAAAACTACCGTGTAGAGCAAAAAACGGATTACGAAAAACTAATCTTAGATATTGAAACAGACGGTTCCATCTCTCCACAAGATGCACTCATAGAGGCTTCTAAAATACTGATCTATCACTTTATGCTATTCTCAGATGAAAGAATTACTCTGGAAACTGAGGCCGTAAAAGCATCGATCCAGTACGATGAAGAAACTCTACACACCAGACAATTATTGAAAACTAAACTCTCAGAAATGGACCTCTCCGTAAGAGCCCTTAACTGCCTAAAAGCTGCAGAAGTAGAAACCTTAGGCGAGTTAGTTTCTTACAGTAAATCTGATCTGATGAAGTTTAGAAATTTCGGTAAAAAATCATTAACGGAGCTTGAAGAATTAGTACACTCTAAAGGCCTCAACTTCGGTTTTGATGTAAGTAAATATAAGTTGGACGCTGATAAATAA
- the rplQ gene encoding 50S ribosomal protein L17, whose product MRHGKKFNHLGRTAPHRKAMLSNMACSLIEHKRINTTVAKAKALRMYIEPLLTKAKEDTTHNRRVVFSYLQNKYAVSELFRTIAPKIAERNGGYCRIIKTGFRLGDAADMAMIELVDFNELYNPNEAEKKTTRRSRRKSTSKKEETPVAETTTVEESTEEKTEE is encoded by the coding sequence ATGAGACACGGAAAAAAATTTAATCACTTAGGTAGAACAGCACCTCACAGAAAAGCGATGCTTTCTAATATGGCGTGTTCCCTAATTGAACATAAAAGAATCAATACTACAGTAGCTAAGGCCAAAGCCCTTAGAATGTACATAGAGCCGCTTCTTACCAAAGCGAAAGAAGATACAACACACAACAGAAGAGTGGTATTTTCTTACTTGCAAAACAAATACGCTGTAAGCGAGCTTTTCAGAACAATAGCCCCAAAAATCGCAGAGAGAAATGGTGGCTACTGCAGAATTATCAAAACTGGATTCAGATTAGGTGATGCTGCGGATATGGCAATGATAGAGTTGGTTGACTTCAACGAACTTTACAACCCTAACGAGGCTGAAAAGAAAACAACAAGAAGAAGCCGTAGAAAGTCAACTTCTAAAAAAGAAGAAACACCTGTAGCAGAAACTACAACAGTAGAAGAATCTACAGAGGAGAAAACAGAAGAGTAG
- the rplR gene encoding 50S ribosomal protein L18: MALNKEQKRLRIKRRVRGKISGTQAAPRLSVFKSNKEIYAQLIDDKEGKTLAQASSREKGVEAKGTKVEISTAVGKAIAQKALAAGIETVVFDRNGFVYHGRVKALADGAREGGLKF, from the coding sequence ATGGCACTAAATAAAGAACAGAAAAGATTAAGAATAAAAAGAAGAGTTAGAGGGAAAATCTCTGGAACTCAGGCAGCACCAAGATTATCCGTTTTCAAAAGTAATAAGGAAATCTATGCTCAGCTTATTGATGATAAAGAAGGAAAAACTTTAGCACAAGCTTCTTCAAGAGAAAAAGGCGTAGAGGCTAAAGGTACAAAAGTAGAAATCTCTACCGCTGTAGGAAAAGCCATTGCTCAAAAAGCTTTAGCTGCAGGGATTGAGACAGTCGTATTTGATAGAAACGGTTTCGTGTACCACGGTAGAGTGAAAGCGCTTGCTGATGGTGCCAGAGAAGGAGGTTTGAAATTTTAA